The Prochlorococcus marinus str. MIT 9301 genome window below encodes:
- a CDS encoding DUF3303 domain-containing protein, with translation MQRYLISYEFTDGEDQEEGAEMLINWYESGGPQNRPENYEVHSWIFMVQNGIGHSVVSADSLETIWKQWHPWRRLMDISIQPCMDLDETVGLFKKQKMNTRMV, from the coding sequence ATGCAAAGGTATTTGATTTCCTACGAATTTACAGATGGAGAGGATCAAGAAGAAGGGGCAGAAATGCTAATTAATTGGTACGAATCGGGTGGTCCCCAAAACAGACCTGAAAACTATGAGGTTCATTCTTGGATTTTTATGGTTCAAAATGGGATTGGACATTCTGTAGTGAGTGCAGATTCTCTTGAGACAATTTGGAAGCAATGGCATCCCTGGAGAAGGTTAATGGATATAAGCATTCAGCCGTGTATGGATCTTGATGAGACAGTCGGATTATTCAAAAAACAAAAAATGAATACAAGGATGGTTTAA
- a CDS encoding DUF1499 domain-containing protein produces the protein MVSSIQGLAPITNPLNSVLIEKKLINVDQKFIQLVSLAEGLPRTEVIESGRNYWRGVCRSLIFRFPDDLEILKLDVRSYIDRSKGIIQIRSAARLGQSDLGVNLRRVEYLFNQLEKF, from the coding sequence ATGGTTTCTTCCATTCAAGGTCTTGCTCCAATTACTAACCCATTAAATAGTGTCTTAATTGAAAAAAAACTAATAAATGTTGATCAGAAGTTTATTCAACTTGTTTCTCTGGCAGAAGGTTTACCTCGAACAGAAGTTATTGAAAGTGGAAGGAATTATTGGAGAGGTGTTTGTAGAAGCTTAATTTTTAGATTTCCTGATGACCTTGAAATTTTAAAGCTTGATGTAAGAAGTTATATAGATAGATCAAAAGGAATCATTCAAATAAGATCTGCAGCAAGATTAGGGCAATCAGATTTAGGCGTTAATCTAAGAAGAGTGGAATACTTGTTTAATCAATTAGAGAAATTTTAA
- a CDS encoding potassium channel family protein, which translates to MKLRLFEFYFIKDYLRPWFGLIYSLFFLFFLGAIGYRITEGWEWSDCLWMVLITITTIGFGEVQPLSPEGRIVTVLVIVGGLIFIQFTFQKAVRLFESGYFQRVNELRFKRLLRKMENHVILCGYGRVGQEISNQIKTQNIPIIVVESDEDRKKIAEENGLEVLCADATLDETLKLAGLEKCKSLVVTLPNDAANLYVVLSAKGIRSSIRVIARAGTEEAASKLRLAGASIVVSPYIAAGRAMASMALRPIAIDFLDLLAGSECEIEEFELSNDISLFETAEKRSLSELGIGKKSGAKILAIKENEKLFTNPGGNFILQPGQVLIAFGSKEQLNILNGLLGNLVVAVELLK; encoded by the coding sequence ATGAAGCTTAGATTATTTGAGTTCTATTTTATTAAAGACTATTTAAGGCCTTGGTTTGGTCTTATTTATTCTTTATTCTTTCTGTTTTTTTTAGGTGCAATTGGCTATCGAATAACAGAGGGATGGGAATGGAGTGATTGCTTATGGATGGTTCTGATCACAATAACCACTATTGGTTTTGGAGAAGTTCAACCTTTAAGCCCTGAAGGCAGGATAGTAACTGTTTTAGTAATCGTAGGCGGATTGATCTTTATTCAATTTACCTTTCAAAAAGCTGTTAGATTATTCGAATCCGGCTATTTTCAAAGAGTAAACGAATTACGTTTTAAAAGACTTCTTAGAAAAATGGAAAATCATGTAATTTTGTGCGGATATGGGAGGGTAGGTCAGGAAATATCTAACCAAATAAAAACGCAAAATATTCCAATTATTGTTGTTGAGAGCGATGAAGATAGAAAAAAGATTGCTGAAGAAAATGGTTTAGAAGTTCTTTGCGCTGATGCAACTCTTGACGAGACTTTAAAACTAGCAGGATTAGAAAAATGCAAAAGTTTGGTCGTCACTTTACCTAATGATGCTGCAAATTTATATGTAGTTTTGAGTGCTAAAGGGATAAGAAGTTCTATAAGAGTAATTGCAAGAGCTGGAACTGAAGAAGCCGCAAGTAAATTGAGATTAGCTGGAGCAAGTATAGTCGTAAGCCCTTATATAGCTGCAGGAAGAGCAATGGCATCAATGGCTTTAAGACCAATTGCTATTGATTTTCTAGATCTACTTGCAGGAAGTGAATGTGAAATTGAAGAATTTGAATTAAGTAATGATATTAGTCTTTTTGAAACAGCAGAGAAAAGATCACTTTCTGAACTTGGAATAGGTAAAAAAAGCGGTGCAAAAATATTAGCCATTAAAGAAAATGAAAAGTTGTTCACTAATCCTGGAGGTAATTTCATACTTCAACCAGGTCAAGTATTAATAGCCTTTGGTAGTAAAGAACAGCTAAATATTTTGAATGGTCTGTTAGGTAATCTTGTTGTAGCAGTAGAGCTATTAAAGTAG
- a CDS encoding c-type cytochrome: MKIFKFLFVIPLITLIIIFQTSLQNRYLMASDIRDGETIFRNVCAGCHVRGGSVVLKGSKSLKLSDLEKRGIADVNSITIIANEGIGFMKGYKNKLNDGEDKVLAQWIIQNAEKGWK, from the coding sequence ATGAAAATATTTAAATTTCTATTTGTAATTCCTTTAATAACTTTAATAATTATTTTTCAAACCTCTTTGCAAAATAGATATCTAATGGCTTCTGATATTAGAGATGGAGAAACAATTTTTAGAAATGTCTGTGCAGGCTGCCATGTAAGAGGTGGATCAGTCGTTCTCAAAGGTTCTAAATCATTAAAACTTTCCGACCTTGAAAAAAGAGGAATAGCAGATGTAAATTCAATAACAATAATTGCGAATGAAGGGATTGGTTTTATGAAAGGTTATAAAAATAAATTGAATGATGGAGAAGATAAGGTTCTTGCACAATGGATTATTCAAAATGCAGAAAAGGGTTGGAAGTAA
- the pstS gene encoding phosphate ABC transporter substrate-binding protein PstS, whose protein sequence is MGIFKKVLILSSAISLVLSQEAIASKRLSGAGATFPSKIYTRWFFDLAKSGGPRVNYQAVGSGSGRKAFIDQTVNFGASDDPMKDSDIEKVTRGLVQIPMVGGTIAFGYNYDCDLKLTQEQAVRVAMGMVKNWKELGCKSGKLTWTHRSDGSGTTKAFTNSMEAFSPTWTLGTGKSVKWPAGVGAKGNAGVAGVIQNTPGAIGYVNQSYIKGNVKAAAIQNLSGEFLKPSAEAGAKALNGITLDENLAGKNPNPTAKGAYPIASLTWILAYEKGNGRNTKAIKQAFNTLLSDEYQDKASSLGFIPLKGNILLKSRAAVEKIGS, encoded by the coding sequence GTGGGCATTTTCAAAAAAGTCCTTATTTTATCTTCTGCTATCTCATTAGTTCTCTCTCAAGAAGCGATTGCTTCAAAAAGATTGAGCGGAGCAGGTGCTACATTTCCCTCGAAAATTTATACTAGGTGGTTTTTTGACTTAGCCAAATCTGGTGGACCAAGGGTTAATTACCAAGCAGTTGGTTCGGGCTCTGGAAGAAAAGCTTTTATAGACCAAACTGTAAACTTTGGTGCATCAGATGATCCTATGAAAGATTCTGATATAGAGAAAGTAACTAGAGGACTAGTTCAAATACCTATGGTTGGTGGAACTATTGCTTTTGGTTATAACTATGATTGCGATTTGAAACTTACACAAGAGCAAGCAGTACGAGTTGCAATGGGTATGGTTAAAAACTGGAAAGAATTAGGTTGTAAATCAGGAAAGTTAACTTGGACCCATCGTTCTGATGGTTCAGGAACTACTAAGGCTTTCACAAATTCTATGGAAGCATTTTCACCAACATGGACTTTAGGAACTGGTAAATCAGTAAAGTGGCCAGCAGGCGTTGGAGCAAAAGGTAATGCCGGTGTTGCAGGTGTAATTCAAAACACTCCAGGCGCAATTGGTTATGTAAATCAGTCATATATTAAAGGTAATGTTAAGGCTGCTGCGATTCAAAATCTTTCAGGTGAGTTTCTAAAACCATCTGCAGAGGCAGGAGCTAAGGCTCTTAATGGTATTACTTTAGATGAAAATCTTGCGGGTAAAAATCCTAATCCAACAGCAAAAGGCGCGTACCCTATCGCTTCATTGACATGGATACTTGCTTACGAAAAAGGTAATGGTAGAAACACTAAAGCAATAAAACAAGCCTTTAATACATTATTAAGTGATGAGTATCAAGATAAGGCTTCATCCCTTGGATTTATTCCCTTAAAAGGGAATATCCTTTTAAAATCAAGAGCTGCCGTTGAAAAAATAGGTAGTTAA
- the pstC gene encoding phosphate ABC transporter permease subunit PstC, whose product MEEKLTLFKNRKRFGIEKNIDIIFKNTALVLSSFVAIILLGIILVVFFQSFESFSRYGLKFLITSEWNPVKDEYGAFTAIYGTLVTSFLSLLITIPLGVGTAIFITEDFVPKVFREIIGSFVELLAAIPSVVLGLWAIFVMEPFFRAFFVFLHNFFGWIPLFSTEPTGRNSLLAILILVVMLLPIVTSIARDSLNQVPKKLRNAAYGIGASRWKTIFSVILPAALSGIMAGVLLALGRAMGETMAVTMIIGNSNAFSWSLLSPGYTISSMLANQFGEADGSQVSSLFYAAFVLMILSLVVNIFAQWLVKKFSLKY is encoded by the coding sequence ATGGAAGAGAAATTAACTCTTTTCAAGAATCGTAAAAGATTCGGTATCGAAAAAAATATAGATATTATCTTCAAAAATACTGCCCTAGTCTTGTCTAGTTTCGTAGCAATAATACTTTTAGGAATTATTTTAGTAGTCTTTTTTCAGTCATTTGAATCCTTTTCAAGGTATGGCTTGAAGTTTTTAATAACCTCTGAATGGAATCCTGTAAAAGATGAATACGGAGCTTTTACCGCAATATATGGCACATTAGTAACCTCATTTCTTTCGTTATTAATAACTATCCCTTTGGGCGTTGGAACTGCAATATTTATTACTGAGGACTTTGTACCGAAAGTTTTTAGAGAAATAATAGGTTCTTTTGTTGAATTATTAGCAGCAATTCCATCAGTTGTATTGGGACTTTGGGCAATATTTGTTATGGAACCTTTTTTCAGAGCCTTTTTTGTCTTTTTACATAATTTCTTTGGTTGGATACCTTTATTCAGTACAGAACCTACAGGCAGGAATTCTTTGTTAGCAATATTGATTTTAGTAGTAATGCTTTTGCCAATAGTGACTTCCATTGCAAGGGATTCACTTAATCAGGTTCCTAAAAAGCTAAGAAATGCGGCTTATGGAATTGGAGCTAGTAGATGGAAAACAATATTTTCAGTAATTTTGCCGGCAGCATTATCAGGAATTATGGCAGGTGTTCTATTGGCTTTAGGTAGGGCAATGGGAGAAACAATGGCTGTGACAATGATTATTGGTAATTCAAATGCATTTAGTTGGTCTCTATTATCTCCTGGTTATACCATTTCCTCCATGCTCGCAAACCAGTTTGGTGAGGCTGATGGAAGTCAGGTTTCATCACTCTTTTATGCGGCTTTTGTACTTATGATCCTTTCTTTAGTAGTAAATATCTTTGCGCAATGGCTAGTTAAGAAATTTAGTCTCAAATATTAG
- the pstA gene encoding phosphate ABC transporter permease PstA, which yields MNSLYYQKRLSRNIGDRFFTSLSVICALIAILPLIFLVTYILIKGGSQITPELFTLEPNPPGDDLDAGGINPALIGTLIITTIASIIAIPVGVGGGIYLAEYSKGGAFSRFIRFGVNVLAGVPSIIAGVFIYALIVSTKILFGSMYSGLAGGMALSILMLPTVIKTTDEGLKLVPNELRYASLGVGASMYTTILKVTLPSAFRSIATGVVLGIARAAGETAPLIFTALFSYYYIIGFGDLFYEMGSLAVLIYNFALEPYDAQNKLAWAASFILVLSILSVNIFSRILAAFTEKTKRV from the coding sequence ATGAATTCACTCTATTACCAGAAAAGATTATCAAGAAATATAGGAGATAGATTCTTTACTTCTTTATCAGTAATTTGTGCGTTGATAGCAATACTTCCTTTAATTTTTCTAGTGACTTATATCCTTATTAAAGGTGGATCTCAAATTACACCCGAACTATTTACTTTAGAACCAAATCCCCCTGGAGATGATTTAGATGCAGGAGGTATTAATCCTGCATTGATCGGAACATTAATAATAACTACTATTGCTTCAATTATCGCCATTCCAGTAGGTGTTGGTGGTGGAATATATCTAGCTGAATACTCTAAAGGCGGAGCTTTTTCAAGATTTATTAGATTCGGAGTTAATGTTCTTGCGGGAGTACCTTCAATAATTGCGGGTGTCTTTATTTATGCCTTAATCGTCTCTACAAAAATTTTGTTTGGAAGTATGTACAGCGGTTTAGCTGGAGGTATGGCGCTTTCAATATTGATGTTGCCTACTGTGATCAAGACCACTGACGAAGGTTTAAAGTTAGTTCCTAACGAATTAAGATATGCGTCTCTTGGTGTAGGAGCAAGTATGTATACAACAATATTAAAAGTTACTTTGCCCTCTGCCTTTAGGTCTATTGCTACTGGCGTTGTGCTCGGAATCGCAAGAGCTGCAGGTGAAACAGCCCCTTTGATCTTTACGGCTTTATTCTCTTACTACTACATAATAGGCTTTGGAGATTTGTTTTATGAGATGGGTTCTTTGGCTGTATTGATATACAACTTTGCTCTTGAACCTTATGATGCACAGAATAAATTAGCCTGGGCAGCTTCCTTTATTCTTGTTTTGTCGATACTATCAGTAAATATATTTTCAAGGATATTAGCTGCTTTTACTGAGAAAACTAAGAGAGTATAA
- the pstB gene encoding phosphate ABC transporter ATP-binding protein PstB — MIKTNKKIPKNIILSLENVSISYGTFEAVRNVFCNFKKGNITSLIGPSGCGKSTVLRSLNRMNDLIPNCSLKGTVLFDGTNIYDKRVDPVEVRRRIGMVFQQPNPFPKSIYENIAFGARINGFTGDMDELVESSLKKAALWDECKDKLNDSGYSLSGGQQQRLCIARTIAIEPEIILMDEPCSALDPISTLKIEETMHELKKNYTIIIVTHNMQQALRVSDMTAFFNAIEYEDGDGGKVGYLAEFNSTKKIFSSPKEKTTQEYISGKFG; from the coding sequence ATGATTAAAACTAATAAAAAAATACCAAAGAATATCATTTTATCTCTTGAGAACGTATCTATTAGCTATGGAACTTTTGAAGCCGTAAGAAATGTTTTTTGTAATTTTAAAAAAGGAAATATAACCTCTCTTATTGGACCTTCAGGTTGTGGTAAATCAACTGTTCTTAGATCCTTAAATAGGATGAATGATCTGATCCCTAATTGTTCGTTAAAAGGGACTGTCCTTTTTGATGGAACTAATATTTACGACAAAAGAGTAGATCCAGTTGAAGTAAGAAGAAGAATTGGAATGGTTTTTCAGCAGCCTAATCCTTTTCCGAAATCTATTTACGAAAATATTGCATTTGGGGCAAGAATTAATGGCTTTACTGGAGATATGGATGAATTAGTAGAAAGTTCACTAAAAAAGGCTGCTTTATGGGATGAATGTAAGGATAAATTAAATGATAGTGGGTACTCGTTATCTGGCGGACAACAACAAAGATTATGTATTGCTAGAACTATTGCTATTGAGCCTGAAATAATTCTAATGGATGAGCCATGTTCTGCATTAGATCCAATCTCTACTTTAAAAATTGAGGAGACAATGCATGAACTTAAGAAGAATTACACAATAATAATCGTTACTCATAATATGCAACAGGCATTAAGAGTCAGTGATATGACTGCATTTTTTAATGCTATTGAATATGAAGATGGTGATGGAGGAAAGGTTGGTTATCTTGCAGAATTTAATTCAACAAAGAAAATTTTTAGCTCTCCAAAAGAAAAAACCACCCAGGAATACATATCTGGTAAATTTGGCTGA